In Brachypodium distachyon strain Bd21 chromosome 2, Brachypodium_distachyon_v3.0, whole genome shotgun sequence, one genomic interval encodes:
- the LOC100835627 gene encoding wall-associated receptor kinase 5 has translation MPNCDITCGDKKVPYPFGMGPSRCYWPGFKLTCDHRTAGKKSKTPRLLLGNGTLQIEELYLTYPFLRVTRTASHGGSLDGMPYKLWSGKNQLTLTGCNVRATLKNGNITMASCSSVCETYETTTAPYMLTRDSLPCSGTHCCQADIVVNRQHQVHLGYLTSYKVELTYLSWNRASDEVRLPTRVFLAEKGWFEHVWLATDPAPADQDDEAALQLQVPIWLQWEIVGDGVEPAYRRNSTDYQCPEEAAGRVCKSHHSTCRKGTIGYTCSCDKGFQGNPYVTHGCSGGCRLSCGDMSVPYPFGVGQGQDCYLEGFNLTCDDTGHEPPRLFLDSNMVTQVLEISTRNNTVRVLDTGVSTGRISSPTVGTVAEIQGILDLSIHGHEEVPYSLSTHNELILTGCNLMAELSWASDGSIVSVCASFCSYNDTKQDNGCNGMGCCRTRISQYSNNVPSQFNYKLKWFNKGGASSDDDKSPPANILIAKEGWFNQGRISSTLPSEPVNIPILLQWEQVFPFGLSTGGVRQPVQEQAQLLQARKQRRLYLPLQKGYYGKPDANPYVSDGCPGRHNFSTTGKYIRIGVVIGAGVIFSLFTASSVSKKLKHRRAQILKRQFFENNHGQLLRQLVSQRADIAEKMIITLEEIEKATNNFDKARELGGGGHSTVYKGILSDLHVVAIKKPKMVVQKEIDKFINEVAILSQINHRNVVKLYGCCLETEVPLLVYEFISNGALYEHLHTAEPRSLSWEDRLWIAVETAKSLAYLHSTASVPIIHRDIKSVNILLDDTLAAKVADFGASRYVPVDRSGVTTMVQGTIGYLDPMYFLLNC, from the exons ATGCCCAACTGCGACATCACCTGCGGCGACAAGAAGGTGCCGTACCCGTTCGGCATGGGCCCTTCCAGGTGCTACTGGCCAGGCTTCAAGCTCACCTGCGACCACCGCACGGCCGGTAAAAAAAGCAAGACCCCGCGGCTGCTGCTCGGCAACGGCACCCTCCAAATCGAGGAGCTCTACTTGACGTACCCCTTCCTGCGCGTGACACGCACAGCCAGCCACGGCGGCAGCCTCGACGGCATGCCCTACAAGCTGTGGAGCGGCAAGAACCAGCTCACCCTGACTGGCTGCAACGTCCGGGCGACGCTCAAGAACGGCAACATCACCATGGCCAGCTGCTCCTCCGTCTGCGAGACCTACGAGACCACCACGGCGCCCTACATGCTCACGCGCGACTCGTTGCCGTGCTCCGGCACTCACTGCTGCCAGGCGGATATCGTCGTCAACCGCCAGCACCAG GTTCACCTCGGCTACCTCACATCCTACAAGGTTGAGCTCACATACTTGAGTTGGAACCGCGCCTCAGACGAGGTGCGGCTCCCCACTCGCGTGTTCCTCGCGGAGAAGGGGTGGTTCGAGCATGTCTGGCTCGCTACCGACCCGGCACCAGCAGATCAGGATGACGAGGCGGCATTGCAGTTGCAGGTGCCCATTTGGCTGCAATGGGAGatcgtcggcgacggcgtaGAGCCGGCTTATCGCCGCAACAGCACCGATTACCAGTGCCCCGAGGAAGCAGCTGGCAGAGTCTGCAAGAGCCACCACAGCACCTGCCGCAAGGGTACAATTGGCTACACTTGCTCCTGTGATAAAGGTTTCCAGGGCAATCCCTATGTCACCCACGGCTGCAGCG GTGGCTGCCGACTTTCCTGCGGGGACATGTCGGTGCCGTATCCATTTGGCGTGGGCCAAGGCCAAGACTGCTATCTTGAAGGGTTCAATCTCACGTGCGACGACACAGGCCACGAGCCACCACGTCTGTTCCTCGATAGCAACATGGTCACCCAAGTCCTGGAGATCTCAACCCGGAACAACACCGTGCGCGTGCTTGACACCGGCGTTAGCACTGGCAGAATCTCGAGTCCAACGGTTGGCACAGTGGCCGAAATTCAAGGAATCTTGGACCTCAGCATCCACGGCCATGAAGAGGTGCCTTACTCTCTATCGACACACAACGAGTTAATCCTTACAGGGTGCAACCTGATGGCAGAGCTGAGCTGGGCAAGCGACGGGAGCATCGTCAGCGTCTGCGCCTCCTTCTGCTCCTACAACGACACCAAGCAGGACAATGGGTGCAACGGCATGGGCTGCTGCAGGACGCGCATCTCCCAGTACAGCAACAACGTGCCCTCTCAATTCAACTACAAATTGAAATGGTTCAACAAGGGCGGCGCATCTTCCGATGACGACAAATCTCCGCCTGCCAACATTCTTATCGCCAAGGAGGGGTGGTTTAATCAGGGGCGGATCTCTAGCACGCTTCCGTCGGAGCCCGTGAACATTCCCATTCTTCTGCAGTGGGAA CAAGTCTTCCCGTTTGGATTGTCCACCGGAGGTGTCCGACAGCCTGTGCAAGAGCAAGCACAGCTACTGCAAGCGAGGAAACAGAGGCGGCTATACCTGCCACTGCAAAAGGGTTACTACGGTAAACCGGACGCCAACCCCTACGTCTCCGACGGATGCCCAG GTCGCCACAATTTCTCTACTACAG GAAAGTACATCAGAATAGGAGTTGTTATTGGGGCAGGTGTCATATTTTCCCTTTTCACTGCATCCTCCGTTTCGAAAAAGCTCAAACACCGAAGGGCACAAATATTGAAGCGACAGTTCTTTGAGAATAACCATGGGCAATTGTTGCGACAGTTGGTATCTCAAAGAGCTGATATTGCAGAAAAAATGATCATAACCTTGGAAGAGATAGAGAAGGCCACGAACAATTTTGATAAAGCACGTGAGCTTGGTGGTGGAGGGCACAGTACGGTTTACAAAGGGATCTTATCTGACCTCCATGTCGTAGCCATCAAGAAACCGAAGATGGTGGTTCAAAAGGAGATTGACAAGTTTATTAACGAGGTTGCCATCCTATCACAAATCAACCATAGAAATGTGGTAAAGCTCTATGGTTGTTGCCTTGAAACAGAAGTTCCCCTGTTGGTCTATGAGTTCATATCCAATGGTGCCCTTTATGAACATCTTCACACCGCTGAACCAAGATCTTTGTCATGGGAAGATAGGCTGTGGATAGCAGTTGAAACAGCTAAATCTCTAGCCTATCTTCACTCAACAGCTTCAGTGCCTATCATTCATAGAGATATCAAATCTGTTAACATACTTTTGGATGATACTTTGGCAGCAAAGGTAGCCGACTTTGGAGCTTCAAGGTACGTTCCGGTGGATAGGTCAGGGGTAACAACAATGGTGCAAGGTACAATCGGATATCTAGATCCCATGTACTTCTTGTTGAACTGTTGA